From the Chitinophaga lutea genome, the window TTGAACAGCTCGGTATGCGTTTTGGTGAACGACTTGGTGAGGTTCAGGTCGATGCGCAGATCGCGGATGGGCTCCAGTTGCGCCTGGATGTCGAGCTTCTGCGTGAACTGCTGCTGGAACTGGATATTAAAGAGCGTATCCGGCGTGATGAGGCCTTTCTTAGAGAAATCATCCAGCCATTTGCGCGTCGGCTGTTTGCCGACCACAAAGTCGAAACCGGGCGCCATCGACTGGAAGTTCATCCCCAGCAGTTTGGTACTGTCGAGGTAGCCGGGCAAACGGGTGCCTACATTTTCGGTATAGTTGATATTCACCCGTTTCAGCGACATCAGGATGCGCATGAACGCTTTCAGCACGGGTGAGGTATTATCTTCATCCTCGGCCTTTTTCGGTTGCGCAGCCGCAGCATTGGGCTGGCCGGTGTTCATCATACCGGGCGGCACGTATTCTTTGGTGGGGCTGCTGGCGTTCATTTTGCGCAGCCACTTGCTTTTGTTGTACAGTTCGGAAAACTTCAGCTCGGCCGTAATGGTTTTCTGGTTGGAGTTTTCGATGGCGTTACCCAGGTACATGGCCAGGCGGGAAGCGCCAATCCAGCGGTATTCCATGCCGTAGCTCAGGGCAAGGTTGGTCCAGCTCAGGAGCGGGAATTTGCCCATGGGCACCGTGTAGGTAACGGTGGCATTGTGGAAGTAGTTGGTGGTACGGCCGCCTTTCCAGAAGTTGCTCCGCACGCTGTCTTTTTTCGCACCGGTGTTGATGCGCCCGTTCGGTTCGTCGATGCGGGAGTTGTTCACGGCATTGAAGTCGAGCGACAGGTTGCGGGAGAAATCCCATTTGAAAGTATAATACCGGTCGAAGCGGAAATATTTGTCGTACGTTTCCTGCAGCTGGAAAGGCCCGCCGCCCACGTTGCGCAGGCGGGTGGCGCCGAACTGGCGGGTGACGTCTGCCCTGAAGCTCAGGATAGACGGTACGTAGTTGATGTTGAACTCTTTGATAAGCGCAAACCAGGGCGACTTGCTCTTGATGAGGTTTTTAAACGGCTCGATGTATTTGGCCTGTCCGGCGAAATTATACCCCAGGCCGCCGCGGTGGCGCGTCAGCATGTCGTTTTCAATCACGGGATTGCGGCGGTTCATTTTGGAGAATGAATAACTCACGTCAAAATTCTCGATATCCCACAACCTGTTTTTGGTTTTGCCCACACCCATTTTACGGACGTTGGTAAAGTTCAGGCTCGTGATGGAAGTAAAGTCCTGCGCGTTTTTCCGGATGGAATCGCGGTGCTCTTTATCGCGGGCCATCGACAGTTTATCTTTCAGCTTGATGTCGAGGTCGTACGGATCATATTCCGGGTTGCTGGTGGTTTGGGAATAACCTGCGTACACCGGTACGGTGATGCCGGTGCGTTTGGGCAGCAGCTTGCCGAGGTCGAGATTGGTGGCTACATCGTACTGCAGGAAGTTGTCGCGGAAACGTTCGTTTACGCGTTGGTCCACGCTGCCGAAACCTGCGGTGTGCATGTTGCCGCTGAAGGTCAGCGTACCGAGGTCGGCCAGGTTCAGGTCTACCCTCGCCAATGCCGCATAGCCGCCTTTTTCATCGAGGCCGGTAAGGCGTAATTCGTTGAACCAGACTTCGGTACACTGGGGCAACCCGTCGTCTTTGGGATTGTACACCCCTATCATAATATTACGCACATCACCCAGGCTGGGGTTACCCACCACAGCCATGAAGTTCTTGCCGTCTGCCTTTACGTAAGGCAACAGCGGGGAAGCAGACGGGTCGTTATTCCGCTGCATTTTCAGCCTGGCAAAAGCATCCAGGTCGAGGTCGAGCTCGTTGACAGAAGGCCAAACATCAGTATCCCGTGAAGCGCCCCAGGCGGTAGGCTTGAGGGGAATACGGTATTCGTAATAGTTTTCGGTAAAGTCGCTACCCACACGTACAATCGCATGCACGGCATTCTCTTTCAGGTTCAGCGGGTCTCCCACGGATTCAGCATGCACGAACATCTGAATGCGTTTGTACTGACGTAAATCGAGGTTCAGGTTTTTATACACCGCCCGCACCTCGTCATCTTTCAGATTACATATTTGTGCCGACAGCGCCTGCTCGTTCAGCTGGATGTTTGTATTGTTGTTGCTCAGGGTGTTCTGGCGCAGCGTGCCCGGAGGCAGCACATACGGAATAGGCACACGCCTCGAGTTTTCCTCGATGTTCACGGCAGATACGTTAAAGGTGGTGCTTTCATCCACCGGTATCGGATCCCCGGGTTTCAGTTCGTAGAGGTAACGGCGCCACTGGTTGCGAACCAGGTCGAGCTTCGCAAAACGCAGTACTACGGAATCTTCAAACCCGGTCAGGAACATACGCATAAAACGAACGGACTTGAAGTCGGGGATATTGCCCACTTTCCGGTCGTACCGGGTAACCGGCACCTTAAACTGATACCAGTACTGTTCCAGCACAGTTCCATCTCCCATGTCGTTTTTCACCAGGAACTTATCCACCACATAGTTTTCACCGATCTGCATATTCGGTTTCAGCTCAACACGATACTGGAAATACTCTTCCGTTTCGTTCATGGTATTGTCACGGTTCAGGTCTTCCGACTCGGGATAGTTGGTAGCAGCCTGGGAAAAGGCGGAGTTGTCGTTGGAAACGGGCGAGTTGCCGTCCGGTCCGTTGACGCGTTTGTAGCGGCCCAGGATGTCGGTGCCCGCGCCACCATCATATTCGCCATCACGATACCATTTATAGTTATCGTTTGACGGGTCTGTCGCTGCGTTCGTATAGGCGGCGGAGCTTGCTCCAAACGCCGTTGCAAGGTTAGTCAGATATTGCTGGCGGAATCCTTTTTCGTCTTCCGTATTCAACCCGTCGTATCCTACGTCCTGGTAGCCCCGGATGGCAGGGTCGTTGTCGAACGCCTGGGTGATCTGTTGCTGGAATCTTGGGATGCGGCCCCATTTGGTGGAGTCGAGTTTGTTACGGTTGGCGGGATTGTATGGATCCGGCAGGCCGTTTTCGAACGACTTCCGGGAATCTTTCAGGATATCTTCCGATACGTTGCCGAGGTTGAAGTACAGGGAACCGCCGTCGCTGTTGGGCTTATTATAGAACGGATCCGGGATCCAGAACTCGATGAATTCTATATTGGCCGTTTCAAAGTCGCTGTTGTCGATCGCACGCATGATACCGCCCCAGCGGTTTTTCGGATTTTTGAGCGTACCGTCGGCATTCATGCCGATGGCGTTGGACTCAAAGTTATAAGGCCCTTTTTCCGTGGGGTAGTAAGCGAGGTCGAGTGTGCTAAGCTGGCTTTGCCCGAAATCGGTAGAACGGTTCGGGAAAACATCGCGCTGGTAAATGAGGCGGGTCCGCGGGTCGTGCTGCGATTCTTTTGTAATGCCTCGGGGCCGGTTCGGAGAATTCGGGATTTGCAGGGTGGGCTCGATGATATACCAGGCCAGCAATGCCCTGTTTTTGCCATAAGAGAGCGTATCGTTGTCGTCCGCTTCCGGGAACAGGATGTTGCCGTTGGCGTCGGTAGCGTCTTTCGGGGTGGAGGCGAGCGCCCAGCTGGTGGCAGGGAACTTGAGGTCAAAGCCGTTGCGCGTACCTTCAAAGTCGTCGATCATCACCTGGCCCTGCTTGCTGCCGGGAGCATTTACCAGCTTGCTGTGGCCGGGGAACAATTTGGCCACCTCACCGGTAAAGTTGATGGACGCCGGTTGGGTGCTCTGGAAATTGGGCAGTTTGTCGAGCATCCGGGTGAGGCCGCGCCATTCCGAAATATAATTCGCGTCAAGGCCCACCACAGTGTTTTTGATCGGGTCGTCGCCGTAGTTCACCTTCTGGTAGTAAGGCCGTTCGCTCATTCTTACAACGGTACCACCGATATTCAGCTTGTCGTTCACGAAATAATCGAGGCGGGTGCCCATGTAGTTGCGCACCTGCTGGCCGAAAAGGGCGTTGTTTTCAAACTGTACGTTGATGGGTACGCCGGAGCTGAGCACCCCGCCGTTGATGATCTTGATACGGCCGAGGTTATAATCGATCACGTAATCAACGTCTTCCCGCAGCATCTGGCCACCGGCCGTTACAGACACGGAGCCCCGCGGGATGTTATAGGCGTTGAGCGAAATTTCCGAAGAGTTGCTGGATTTGTAGGAGCCCCTGAGCAGGTAGCGGTTCAGGTTCGGGAACTGCTGGGCCACCACCTTGATGGAGTCGTACAGCATGGTGTACATGTACTGTTTCTCCAGCGCCACGTCGCCCCCGAAGGCCGGACGCAGGCCGGCCGCGAAAGGTTCCAGCACGGGAAACATCACTTTCCCGTTCTGGGAGGTGATCGTGTACCCTTCCACGTAATCGAACACCCCATCCGGCTGCGGGTCGTTCTGGTTATTGAGGCGGTCGAGGTTCAGGATGGAGATGATCGGCGCCCCGGCAAACTGCCCCTTGGCATCGGGCAGGTATCTTTTTTCGCTGGGTACACGGGTATCGGCCCCCTGGTCTTTCCCCGGATCTTTATATAATACGTCCAGCTTGAAGTCAGCCCGGTTTACCTGGAATGCGTCTGTGGAGTAGATGTTTTTCATCATCAGGTCCCAGATCGGCAAAGCGGGGCGAGCGGAGGTGGCTTTCAGCATTTTAAGGAAGAGGATCTGCTGGTTGGCGGCATTATTCTGGTCCGGCGGCACGTCCTGCGAAAACTCACCTACGGTAAAGTGGCGCCCGTTGTAGGTGTACTCGTAGGCTACGGCCAGCACTTCATCGGGCTGCAGTTGCTGGTTGAGCGAGATGAAGCCAAGCTGGCGGTTGAGGATATAGTCGGTAGAATCGAGCTTGCGGGCGAAGGTTTTTTCGAATTCCTGCACCGGCTTGAGGCCCAGGGCCAGCAGGCGGCTCACCACGGTGCCGGAAAAGCGGGCGCCGGGGTCGCTGACGAGGTTGCGGTAGAGGTCGTTCGTATTCCGGTCCGGCCGCTCGTCGTTGGTCAATACCTGAATGGCAGTTGTGTTGAAAGGTTTCTGTTCTGCGAGGTCCATCAACGCCACAATGTCCCTTGTGTTGGTAGTGGCGCCTGTTTTATTGGTCACCCACACCTCGATGCGGTTGATGTACACCTGGCTCCTGATCACAGGCAGGTTGCCCATGGCGTAATTGAAGGTATCGCGGAAAAACCGGCCGAGCAGGAAGTGGCGGTTGTCTTCGTACTCATCGGCCCGCTTCACGAAATCCTGGGTGCTGTTCCCCCCGCGGAGCACCATGTTCTGCTTCTGCGACTTCTGGTTACTGAGCACGCTGGTAACGGTGAGGCGGCCGAACTGCAGCTGGGTTTTGATCCCGAACAGCGACTGCACCCCGGGAATAAGGGAGCTGCTGAGGGGGAAACTCACGTTGCCGGCTTCGATTTTTTTGATGATTTCGTCCTGATACCCGGTATATTCCAGTTTCACCTGGTTTTCGAAGTCGAAGGTCGACTGGGTATTATAATTGGTGATGAGCTTCAGTTTTTCTCCGATACGCCCGGTCACGTTCATATTGATGTCGATATCGAAGTCGAATCCCCCGTTTTTACGGGCTCTTTCCACCAGTACCGGGTTTTTCACGTTCTGGCCCTGGTACCCGAAGGTGAGGCCGAGGCTCCCCTGGGGCCGGATGTCTACTTTCGTGCCTCCGAAAACGCGGTCGAACAGTTTATCCCCGTAATAGAGCTGGGGCGCCTGGCTGCGCTGGTTGAGGTTACCGATGGTACTGGCCCTTTTCTGCCAGTAGTCTTTTTCGCTCTGGTCGGCCTGGAGGCGGTAAAAGTCGGCAAAATTCATGACGGTGGGCTGCCGGTAGAACTGGCTTCCGATTTTTTCCG encodes:
- the sov gene encoding T9SS outer membrane translocon Sov/SprA — its product is MARKKYYGALAVIGVVSLIIVESAASKSSGNTYRSFRGIVEIEKTDIPVADTTSKPDTLKYPIRDRRGTAVTDPVRNAIDLKDPSNIQKSVEYDPVTKQYIVTEKIGSQFYRQPTVMNFADFYRLQADQSEKDYWQKRASTIGNLNQRSQAPQLYYGDKLFDRVFGGTKVDIRPQGSLGLTFGYQGQNVKNPVLVERARKNGGFDFDIDINMNVTGRIGEKLKLITNYNTQSTFDFENQVKLEYTGYQDEIIKKIEAGNVSFPLSSSLIPGVQSLFGIKTQLQFGRLTVTSVLSNQKSQKQNMVLRGGNSTQDFVKRADEYEDNRHFLLGRFFRDTFNYAMGNLPVIRSQVYINRIEVWVTNKTGATTNTRDIVALMDLAEQKPFNTTAIQVLTNDERPDRNTNDLYRNLVSDPGARFSGTVVSRLLALGLKPVQEFEKTFARKLDSTDYILNRQLGFISLNQQLQPDEVLAVAYEYTYNGRHFTVGEFSQDVPPDQNNAANQQILFLKMLKATSARPALPIWDLMMKNIYSTDAFQVNRADFKLDVLYKDPGKDQGADTRVPSEKRYLPDAKGQFAGAPIISILNLDRLNNQNDPQPDGVFDYVEGYTITSQNGKVMFPVLEPFAAGLRPAFGGDVALEKQYMYTMLYDSIKVVAQQFPNLNRYLLRGSYKSSNSSEISLNAYNIPRGSVSVTAGGQMLREDVDYVIDYNLGRIKIINGGVLSSGVPINVQFENNALFGQQVRNYMGTRLDYFVNDKLNIGGTVVRMSERPYYQKVNYGDDPIKNTVVGLDANYISEWRGLTRMLDKLPNFQSTQPASINFTGEVAKLFPGHSKLVNAPGSKQGQVMIDDFEGTRNGFDLKFPATSWALASTPKDATDANGNILFPEADDNDTLSYGKNRALLAWYIIEPTLQIPNSPNRPRGITKESQHDPRTRLIYQRDVFPNRSTDFGQSQLSTLDLAYYPTEKGPYNFESNAIGMNADGTLKNPKNRWGGIMRAIDNSDFETANIEFIEFWIPDPFYNKPNSDGGSLYFNLGNVSEDILKDSRKSFENGLPDPYNPANRNKLDSTKWGRIPRFQQQITQAFDNDPAIRGYQDVGYDGLNTEDEKGFRQQYLTNLATAFGASSAAYTNAATDPSNDNYKWYRDGEYDGGAGTDILGRYKRVNGPDGNSPVSNDNSAFSQAATNYPESEDLNRDNTMNETEEYFQYRVELKPNMQIGENYVVDKFLVKNDMGDGTVLEQYWYQFKVPVTRYDRKVGNIPDFKSVRFMRMFLTGFEDSVVLRFAKLDLVRNQWRRYLYELKPGDPIPVDESTTFNVSAVNIEENSRRVPIPYVLPPGTLRQNTLSNNNTNIQLNEQALSAQICNLKDDEVRAVYKNLNLDLRQYKRIQMFVHAESVGDPLNLKENAVHAIVRVGSDFTENYYEYRIPLKPTAWGASRDTDVWPSVNELDLDLDAFARLKMQRNNDPSASPLLPYVKADGKNFMAVVGNPSLGDVRNIMIGVYNPKDDGLPQCTEVWFNELRLTGLDEKGGYAALARVDLNLADLGTLTFSGNMHTAGFGSVDQRVNERFRDNFLQYDVATNLDLGKLLPKRTGITVPVYAGYSQTTSNPEYDPYDLDIKLKDKLSMARDKEHRDSIRKNAQDFTSITSLNFTNVRKMGVGKTKNRLWDIENFDVSYSFSKMNRRNPVIENDMLTRHRGGLGYNFAGQAKYIEPFKNLIKSKSPWFALIKEFNINYVPSILSFRADVTRQFGATRLRNVGGGPFQLQETYDKYFRFDRYYTFKWDFSRNLSLDFNAVNNSRIDEPNGRINTGAKKDSVRSNFWKGGRTTNYFHNATVTYTVPMGKFPLLSWTNLALSYGMEYRWIGASRLAMYLGNAIENSNQKTITAELKFSELYNKSKWLRKMNASSPTKEYVPPGMMNTGQPNAAAAQPKKAEDEDNTSPVLKAFMRILMSLKRVNINYTENVGTRLPGYLDSTKLLGMNFQSMAPGFDFVVGKQPTRKWLDDFSKKGLITPDTLFNIQFQQQFTQKLDIQAQLEPIRDLRIDLNLTKSFTKTHTELFKDTVGNGSFGHLSPYDAGGFDITFIAIKTMWGKINTTEGVSETFRQFESYRQIISERLGRDNPYSNNGTNPVYDPKDPKYRYGYGRYAQDVLIPAFLAAYTGKSPESVPLLKQSSPTVRTNPFKNILPRPNWRVSYNGLSRVKPFTDFLTNFTLTHAYVGRLTMNSYNTALMFYDPLYMGFPSFVDTVSGNYVPYFLVPNLTISEQFEPLLEADMTFTNSLNLRVGFKRSRTLSLSLIDYQLSEMRSSEVVIGGGYRVRGLPMPFSIGKDGSRKLDNDMNFRLDMSFRDDKTVNNRLDADSPLPTGGQKVISIAPSIDYVVNNRLNIKFFYDRRQTIPVISTAYPITNTRGGVTLRFMLAQ